The Cucurbita pepo subsp. pepo cultivar mu-cu-16 chromosome LG08, ASM280686v2, whole genome shotgun sequence genome contains a region encoding:
- the LOC111800328 gene encoding uncharacterized protein LOC111800328 — translation MASVLKPTHIHRHPRSHPIFHHSQRHRNLKRSIAQIGYQPRRQFIRITQIKCKYEDSGNEQPPRSTPTALQLYSDIERLLTETVRQSQESWGGLKDWTEVEGAWVLKPRNSTPKYVVHFVGGVFVGAAPQLTYRLFLERLSEKGIFIIATPYSSGFDYFLIADEVQFKFDRCHRALSESVGDLPIFGIGHSLGSVIHLLIGSRYAVERSGNVVMAFNNKEASSAVPLFSPVLVPMAQSMGPLLSQIASSPTFRLGAEMTMKQFENLGSPIMKQVLPLVEQLPPLYMDLVRGTQDFTPNPEETRRLIKSYYGIARNLLVKFKDDTIDETSMLAQLLSSESAISSMLDMSTRSLPGNHGLPLQQALPDVPPAMVDAVSRGSEVFTNLTAGTPWETAAKEVGNTFGIDSKILGAEVSKDLELLVDVVTSWMASNMGPKLLRP, via the exons ATGGCCAGTGTGCTGAAACCTACGCACATTCATCGGCATCCGCGTTCTCATCCCATATTCCATCACTCACAACGACATCGCAACCTCAAGCGCTCCATAGCGCAAATTGGATATCAACCGCGCCGTCAGTTCATTCGAATCACCCAAATTAAGTGCAAGTATGAAGATTCTGGCAACGAACAGCCACCTCGTTCTACTCCCACTGCCTTGCAACTCTACTCCGACATCGAGAG ATTACTAACTGAGACAGTTAGGCAATCACAAGAGTCCTGGGGCGGTTTAAAAGACTGGACAGAAGTTGAG GGAGCATGGGTTCTCAAACCACGTAACTCAACACCGAAGTACGTCGTACATTTTGTTGGGGGTGTATTTGTTGGAGCTGCACCTCAGCTTACATATCGCTTGTTTTTGGAGCGCCTTTCAGAGAA GGGTATTTTCATCATTGCAACACCCTACTCTAGTGGATTTGACTATTTCTTAATTGCGGATGAAGTGCAGTTTAAATTTGATCGGTGTCATCGGGCACTTTCCGAATCA GTTGGAGATCTTCCCATTTTTGGTATTGGCCATTCTCTGGGATCTGTCATCCACCTTTTGATTG GATCAAGATATGCTGTTGAAAGAAGTGGAAATGTAGTAATGGCATTCAATAACAAG GAGGCAAGCTCAGCTGTTCCTTTGTTCTCCCCAGTGCTTGTACCAATGGCTCAAAGCATGGGGCCTCTCTTATCACAAATTGCATCATCACCCACTTTTCGTCTTGGG GCAGAGATGACAATGAAGCAATTTGAAAATCTTGGCTCTCCTATTATGAAGCAAGTTCTTCCTTTAGTTGAGCAGCTCCCTCCCTTGTACATGGACCTGGTGAGGGGAACACAAGATTTTACCCCAAACCCAGAAGAAACTCGACGACTC ATAAAGTCATACTATGGCATAGCCCGAAACCTTCTCGTGAAGTTCAAGGACGATACAATCGATGAAACTTCGATGCTAGCTCAGTTGCTTAGCTCGGAGTCTGCAATAAGTTCGATGCTGGACATGTCAACTCGGTCGTTGCCTGGCAATCATGGGTTGCCCTTGCAGCAG GCCCTCCCCGACGTACCGCCAGCAATGGTGGATGCTGTAAGCAGAGGTAGTGAAGTTTTTACCAATCTAACTGCGGGGACACCTTGGGAGACCGCAGCAAAAGAAGTAGGGAACACATTTGGCATTGACTCAAAAATCCTTGGGGCTGAAGTAAGCAAGGATCTAGAGCTGCTGGTGGATGTGGTAACATCATGGATGGCCTCAAACATGGGTCCGAAACTGTTGAGGCCATGA
- the LOC111800353 gene encoding uncharacterized protein LOC111800353: MAQFTAHSRVKLLLNGDGVPFGSEPKDRSRHKLRSVRTLKRRTPLSGASSTGLSPSSSSASALRKSAQRVGVRGESVSGDDAILDIDYDYEFESDDLACFRGLVLDISYRPVNVVCWKRAICLEFMEKADVLEYYDQTVSSPSGSFYIPAVLRVPHLLQVVKRRRIKQSLSRKNILYRDNYTCQYCSSHESLTIDHVLPVSRGGEWTWENLVAACVKCNSKKGQKTVEEANMKLKKTPKAPKDYDILAIPLTSTAIKMLKLRKGTPEEWRQYLSSEQ; the protein is encoded by the exons ATGGCCCAATTCACCGCACACAGTCGGGTTAAGTTGTTGCTCAACGGAGACGGAGTGCCATTCGGTTCAGAACCAAAAGATCGTTCGAGACACAAGCTCAGATCAGTACGAACCCTTAAGCGAAGAACTCCCTTATCCGGTGCCTCCTCCACTGGACTTTCCCCTTCGTCGTCCTCGGCTTCAGCTTTGAGGAAATCCGCTCAGCGTGTCGGTGTGAGGGGTGAGAGCGTTAGCGGAGACGACGCCATTCTTGATATTGACTATGATTACGAGTTTGAGAGTGACGATCTGGCTTGCTTCAGAGGTCTCGTCTTGGATATTTCCTACAG GCCAGTTAACGTTGTTTGTTGGAAGCGTGCAATTTGTTTGGAGTTCATGGAGAAG GCTGATGTATTGGAATACTATGACCAGACTGTGAGTTCTCCAAGTGGATCCTTCTATATACCAGCAGTCTTAAGG GTTCCTCATTTATTGCAAGTTgtaaagagaagaagaatcaagcaGTCTTTGAGTCGTAAAAACATCCTTTATCGGGACAATTACACTTGTCA GTATTGTTCATCACATGAGAGTTTGACGATTGACCATGTTTTGCCCGTGTCTCGGGGTGGAGAATGGACATGGGAAAATCTG GTGGCCGCCTGCGTGAAATGCAATTCAAAGAAAGGGCAAAAAACTGTTGAAGAAGCAAATATGAAGCTGAAAAAGACTCCCAAg GCCCCAAAAGATTATGACATACTTGCCATTCCTCTAACCAGTACCGCAATAAAGATGTTGAAACTCAGAAAGGGGACCCCTGAAGAATGGCGTCAATATCTGTCGAGTGAGCAATGA
- the LOC111800356 gene encoding uncharacterized protein LOC111800356 gives MALNPNLFQNGMPVPFTNELFVLARDGVEFVIDKIPGANTDRVKAKGTIYLSNVRMVFVSSKPDPWFTAFDMPLLFVHDEKFNQPIFFCNNISGLVEPVVPDDQHRALYSTHSFKILFKEGGCGTFVPLFFNLLSSVRQYNQYTNAGPRVDPLQAAQTPVDEMMRHAYVDPHDPTKIFLQQPSTESQLRRRTYQSQPAENAM, from the exons ATGGCTCTCAATCCTAATCTATTTCAAAATGGGATGCCCGTTCCCTTCACCAACGAGCTTTTTGTATTGGCTAGAGATGGCGTAGAATTTGTGATTGATAAGATCCCCGG GGCTAATACTGATCGTGTTAAAGCAAAAGGGACTATTTACTTGTCAAATGTACGCATGGTCTTTGTGTCAAGTAAACCAGATCCATGGTTTACTGCATTTGACATGCCTTTG CTCTTTGTTCATGATGAAAAATTTAACCAGCCAATATTTTTCTGCAACAATATCTCTGGATTAGTCGAACCT GTGGTGCCTGATGACCAGCACAGAGCTCTCTATTCGACACACTCGTTTAAGATTTTGTTCAAGGAAGGGGGATGTGGTACCTTTGTACCACTCTTCTTCAACCTGCTGTCTTCAGTGAGGCAATACAATCAATACACAAATGCAGGTCCTCGAGTCGATCCATTGCAGGCAGCACAAACTCCTGTCGATGAAATGATGAGACATGC ATATGTGGATCCACACGATCCGACCAAAATCTTCTTACAGCAGCCATCGACAGAGTCCCAGTTAAGGCGGCGCACCTACCAGTCCCAACCAGCTGAAAATGCAATGTGA